One Candidatus Methylomirabilota bacterium DNA window includes the following coding sequences:
- a CDS encoding ParA family protein, which yields YALEGLTHLLKTIKLVKERLNPGLAVMGIVLTMFDGRTSLALQIREEVQRYFPAEIFETVIPRNVRLTEAPSHGRPVMLHDLRSSGSIAYLELTKEVLRHE from the coding sequence TCTACGCGCTCGAGGGCCTGACGCATCTGCTGAAGACCATCAAGCTGGTGAAGGAGCGGTTGAATCCGGGCCTGGCAGTGATGGGAATTGTCTTGACAATGTTTGATGGTCGGACCAGCCTGGCCCTGCAAATACGCGAGGAAGTCCAGCGCTACTTCCCGGCGGAGATCTTCGAAACGGTCATCCCGCGCAACGTGCGGCTCACGGAGGCCCCGAGCCATGGCCGTCCCGTGATGCTGCACGATCTGCGCTCCAGTGGCTCGATCGCCTATCTCGAACTGACCAAGGAGGTGCTACGACATGAATAG